One part of the Asterias amurensis chromosome 11, ASM3211899v1 genome encodes these proteins:
- the LOC139944307 gene encoding cytosolic Fe-S cluster assembly factor narfl-like, producing MASVFSGALRLTDLDDFITPSQECIKPVQVERLPGLSGPIKVQSDGSYVQIGIDGQETQLKKAQITLNDCLACSGCITSAESVLITQQSQEELLRILEENNQLPEGDEGKKLIIVSVSPQSRASLAARYHFSIQETAKRLTGYFKSLGVHHVFDETFARDFSLLQSQKEFVSRFRRRESEKGTLPMLASACPGWVCYAEKTHGSYILPYISITKSPQQIMGSLVKEYFSGQTGRKPDQIYHVTIMPCFDKKLEASREDFYSDVYRTRDVDCVITSGEVEAMLDKEGLTLTDVQPQDIDVMFPVSSDGELVNHVGGGSGGYLEHIFRYAARELFDVSVDQIEYKMLKNKDFKEATLEVDGEVKLKFALAYGFRNIQNLVQKVKRGRSPYHFVEVMACPAGCLNGGGQIRPQDNEQPKELLTRVETLYNSLNTRKPEENHMTETLYSDWLGGAETEKAKAMLDTEYHAVEKMNNALTIKW from the exons ATGGCGTCAGTGTTTAGTGGAGCGCTTCGACTGACtgatttggatgattttatCACACCTTCTCAG GAATGTATCAAGCCAGTTCAGGTGGAGAGACTACCCGGCCTTTCCGGACCAATCAAAGTCCAGTCTGATGGAAGCTATGTTCAGATCGGCATT GACGGACAGGAAACACAACTGAAGAAAGCCCAGATTACATTAAATGATTGCCTGGCATGCAGTGGATGTATCACATCAGCAGAGAGCGTCCTCATCACACAACAGAGCCAGGAGGAACTCCTGAGGATCCTTGAAGAAAACAATCAACTTCCAGAG GGTGACGAAGGGAAGAAATTGATTATAGTTTCGGTGTCTCCTCAGTCCAGAGCTTCCCTGGCAGCTAGGTATCATTTCTCAATCCAAGAGACGGCTAAGAGGTTAACTGGGTACTTTAAGTCATTAG GAGTGCATCATGTATTCGATGAGACGTTTGCGAGAGACTTCAGTCTTCTTCAGAGTCAGAAGGAGTTTGTGAGTCGCTTCAGGAGACGAGAGTCTGAGAAGGGAACTTTGCCGATGCTGGCGTCTGCCTGCCCAG GTTGGGTCTGCTACGCAGAGAAGACTCACGGATCCTACATCCTGCCGTACATCAGCATCACCAAATCCCCTCAGCAGATCATGGGATCCCTCGTTAAGGAATACTTCTCAGGACAAACCGGTCGCAAGCCAGACCAGATTTACCACGTCACCATTATGCCGTGCTTTGATAAGAAGCTGGAGGCGTCGAGGGAAGATTTCTACAGTGATGTGTATCGGACGAGGGACGTTGATTGTGTGATTACATCAG ggGAAGTTGAAGCGATGCTAGACAAGGAAGGACTAACACTGACAGACGTGCAGCCACAAGACATTGATGTCATGTTCCCTGTCTCGTCGGATGGAGAATTAGTTAATCATGTTGGAGGGGGCTCAGGTGGCTATCTGGAGCATATCTTCAGATATGCCGCTCGGGAGCTCTTTGATGTCAGCGTGGATCAGATTGAATACAAGATGCTGAA AAATAAAGACTTCAAAGAAGCCACGTTAGAGGTCGACGGAGAAGTGAAATTGAAATTTGCCCTCGCCTATGGCTTCCGCAACATCCAAAATCTTGTACAgaaagtcaagagagggcgctctccatACCACTTTGTGGAGGTCATGGCTTGCCCTGCag GATGTCTTAATGGCGGAGGACAGATCCGACCTCAAGACAACGAACAACCCAAGGAGCTACTGACTAGGGTCGAGACGCTCTACAACTCCCTCAACACTAGAAAACCTGAGGAGAATCACATGACTGAAACACTGTATTCTGATTGGCTGGGAGGTGCTGAAACCGAAAAAGCGAAAGCGATGTTGGACACTGAGTATCATGCTGTGGAGAAGATGAATAATGCTCTGACAATCAAATGGTGA